A window of the Desulfobacula toluolica Tol2 genome harbors these coding sequences:
- a CDS encoding xanthine dehydrogenase family protein molybdopterin-binding subunit, with protein MASIIGKRIPKIDAKAKVTGRAAYAGDLKFPGMLYGKVVRCMKYAHARVLNLDISEAQKVPGVVKILGPDDVTQKKYSNWVIDLFYPKNFAELVGDLDDQNIFTNHVRHQGDAICGIIARTEELAEAAAKLIKVEYEELPVYHTATQAKNEEAFQIDSQKPGNLAFELPEQVFPGNTYGWGDAEELMKEADLVVEDTFYVPKVKQCQMENHTYISLYDDEGRMNCWSSTQMPKPVQKKISDLFELPMNKVKVNQTIIGGAFGVKLGMIMEPEACAMAMSVPGKYVKVSALREEDWLMSESRHPGEYSIKIGLKNDGTPIACTANFLTNGGGYYSHSSGAPAVAGTWMIGMYKFAACNFKCQRYYTNQMNCGAFRGYGNPQTNFVLEQIIDRALKKLDIDPVEWRREWHKTTGDDGWMLGVPYSSCALDACLDQGAESFGWFEKRNKYKTQTGTKRRGIGVAVMNHTSGAFPFLHEHTTCTVKLNEDASAEIITSASDLGTGAHTALQQIAAETLGFDLEKVHMKVGDSDAAGYDIGAHASRTIYVAGLAVLKACNDAKDQILEKAAISLETDKEALEIIDQKVCVKKDPNTFISVEQICYEGVNAFLDGATGQRIGTPGQIQGYSSHYAEHNSPPFAACFVEVEVDTQTGEVAVIEVVSSHDIGKAIHPPSVEGQLEGGVHQGLGMVLTEETYYNEKGLCVNNNFTDYKMFGPSDMPVCKSILVEEPDPIGPYGAKSCGESGLVAPTGATANAVYNAIGIQFTGAPITAEKILKAIKEFGIDSDTILPFGYGCEDNDIPNLK; from the coding sequence ATGGCTTCTATTATAGGCAAACGAATTCCAAAAATTGATGCAAAAGCAAAAGTGACGGGCCGGGCGGCTTATGCGGGTGATCTTAAATTCCCGGGAATGCTGTATGGAAAAGTTGTTCGGTGTATGAAGTATGCCCATGCCAGGGTGTTAAATCTTGATATATCTGAAGCGCAAAAAGTTCCCGGGGTTGTGAAGATTCTCGGTCCGGATGATGTGACGCAAAAGAAATATTCAAACTGGGTGATTGATCTCTTTTACCCGAAAAACTTTGCTGAGCTTGTAGGTGATCTTGATGATCAAAACATATTTACAAACCATGTGAGACACCAGGGGGATGCCATTTGCGGAATCATCGCAAGAACCGAAGAGCTTGCGGAAGCTGCGGCAAAACTGATCAAGGTTGAATATGAAGAACTTCCTGTTTATCACACGGCAACACAGGCAAAAAATGAGGAAGCTTTTCAGATTGATTCCCAAAAACCGGGCAACTTGGCATTTGAGCTGCCTGAACAGGTTTTTCCCGGCAATACTTATGGCTGGGGCGATGCGGAAGAATTGATGAAAGAGGCCGATCTGGTGGTTGAAGATACTTTTTATGTACCAAAGGTAAAGCAATGCCAGATGGAAAACCACACCTATATTTCACTTTATGACGATGAAGGCAGAATGAACTGCTGGTCCTCCACCCAGATGCCCAAGCCGGTCCAAAAAAAGATTTCAGACCTGTTTGAACTTCCAATGAATAAGGTTAAGGTTAATCAGACCATTATTGGCGGTGCTTTTGGGGTGAAGCTGGGGATGATCATGGAACCTGAGGCCTGTGCCATGGCAATGAGTGTGCCCGGAAAGTATGTTAAGGTCTCTGCCTTAAGGGAAGAAGACTGGCTAATGTCCGAAAGCCGCCATCCGGGAGAATACTCAATTAAGATCGGACTGAAAAATGATGGCACTCCAATTGCCTGCACGGCAAATTTTTTAACCAATGGGGGCGGGTATTACAGCCATTCTTCCGGAGCGCCTGCCGTGGCCGGAACCTGGATGATCGGAATGTACAAATTTGCGGCCTGTAATTTCAAATGCCAGCGATACTATACCAACCAGATGAACTGCGGTGCATTCAGGGGGTATGGAAATCCCCAGACTAATTTTGTTTTGGAACAGATCATTGACCGGGCCTTGAAAAAACTGGATATTGATCCTGTGGAATGGAGGCGAGAATGGCATAAAACCACCGGTGATGACGGATGGATGCTTGGGGTTCCCTATTCTTCTTGTGCCCTTGATGCCTGTCTCGACCAGGGTGCTGAATCGTTTGGCTGGTTCGAAAAACGCAATAAATACAAGACACAGACCGGGACAAAAAGAAGAGGGATCGGGGTTGCAGTCATGAACCATACAAGCGGTGCCTTTCCGTTTCTCCATGAACACACCACATGTACTGTTAAGCTTAATGAAGATGCTTCCGCAGAAATCATAACATCGGCATCTGACCTGGGCACAGGTGCCCACACAGCCTTACAGCAAATCGCAGCAGAAACACTGGGGTTTGACTTAGAGAAGGTACATATGAAGGTTGGAGACTCGGATGCTGCAGGCTATGATATCGGCGCCCATGCCAGCCGTACTATTTATGTGGCAGGCCTTGCCGTACTAAAGGCGTGTAATGATGCAAAAGATCAAATCCTTGAAAAGGCAGCCATCAGCCTTGAAACTGATAAGGAGGCTCTTGAAATAATTGATCAAAAGGTCTGTGTTAAGAAAGATCCGAATACCTTCATCTCAGTGGAGCAAATATGCTATGAAGGTGTTAACGCTTTTCTTGACGGTGCTACAGGTCAAAGAATAGGTACCCCGGGACAAATCCAGGGATATTCAAGCCATTATGCCGAACATAATTCTCCCCCGTTTGCAGCGTGTTTTGTTGAAGTTGAAGTGGACACGCAAACAGGCGAAGTGGCAGTGATTGAAGTTGTAAGTTCTCATGATATAGGCAAGGCCATCCATCCGCCATCGGTTGAAGGCCAACTGGAAGGCGGTGTACACCAGGGCCTTGGAATGGTTCTTACTGAAGAGACCTATTATAATGAAAAAGGGCTTTGCGTGAATAATAATTTCACTGATTATAAAATGTTCGGACCTTCAGATATGCCTGTCTGCAAATCCATACTGGTTGAAGAACCTGATCCTATAGGGCCATACGGCGCAAAAAGTTGCGGCGAATCCGGACTTGTAGCTCCTACAGGTGCGACTGCAAACGCAGTTTATAATGCCATCGGCATCCAGTTCACCGGCGCACCCATTACGGCGGAAAAAATACTGAAAGCTATTAAGGAATTCGGCATTGATTCCGATACCATCCTTCCATTCGGATATGGTTGCGAGGACAATGATATCCCGAATTTAAAATAA
- a CDS encoding FAD binding domain-containing protein encodes MSSRILPKFELFMPESIEQVVDCLGKHGNNAAVMAGGTDLMVRMKSGFSPEYVVSLSNVPGLDHVIYDEDKGLTIGAMATLNQVLESQDVKDNYPALHKSAYENGTEQTRNVATVVGNILNASPAGDCACAILALGGYVVLHGPDGSRQVNIDDFWINYRETEKKTDEFAVEVVIHPSKNSKSSFSALTRTKKDLAKINAAAAITMEKNICSKARLAMGAVGPTHIRLKKCEALLEGHEINDDILERIVELAPTEINPIDDVRSSAEYRRSVSGVLMKKVIKEILS; translated from the coding sequence GTGAGTAGCAGAATTTTACCAAAATTTGAATTGTTCATGCCGGAAAGTATCGAGCAGGTTGTTGATTGTCTTGGCAAGCATGGCAATAACGCTGCCGTTATGGCAGGCGGAACCGACTTGATGGTTCGTATGAAATCCGGGTTTTCCCCGGAGTATGTTGTCAGCCTTTCCAATGTGCCGGGGCTTGACCATGTTATATATGATGAAGATAAGGGATTGACCATCGGAGCGATGGCAACCTTAAATCAGGTGCTTGAATCCCAGGATGTTAAAGACAACTATCCGGCTCTCCATAAATCAGCCTATGAAAATGGAACGGAGCAGACACGTAATGTTGCCACTGTTGTTGGAAATATTTTAAATGCCTCTCCGGCAGGGGATTGTGCATGTGCGATCCTTGCATTAGGAGGATATGTTGTCCTGCATGGTCCTGATGGCAGTCGTCAGGTTAATATTGACGATTTCTGGATTAATTATCGTGAAACGGAAAAGAAAACTGATGAATTTGCAGTAGAAGTTGTTATCCATCCCTCGAAAAACAGTAAATCTTCTTTCTCTGCTTTAACCAGAACTAAAAAAGATCTGGCAAAAATAAATGCGGCAGCTGCCATTACAATGGAAAAAAACATCTGCTCCAAGGCCCGCCTGGCAATGGGGGCCGTTGGCCCGACCCATATCCGCCTCAAAAAATGTGAAGCCTTGTTGGAAGGGCATGAAATTAATGACGACATCCTTGAAAGGATTGTTGAACTTGCCCCAACAGAGATAAATCCCATTGATGATGTTCGTTCCTCTGCAGAATACAGGCGCAGCGTTTCAGGTGTTTTAATGAAAAAAGTCATTAAAGAAATTTTGAGTTAA
- a CDS encoding (2Fe-2S)-binding protein — protein MKTCDITLFVNKEQYSMTIPVNRTLLQVLRDDLELMGTKYGCGTGECGSCTVLMDDKPILSCLTLAAVMHKKNITTIEGLEEDGVLHPVQEAFVEKNAVQCGFCTPGMIMKSTALLAKNSNPTEAEIRSHLEGNICRCTGYVKIIDAVQYASKQMDK, from the coding sequence ATGAAAACATGTGATATTACGCTTTTTGTCAATAAAGAACAATACAGCATGACCATTCCTGTGAACAGAACTCTTCTCCAGGTACTCAGGGATGATTTGGAGCTTATGGGAACAAAATATGGTTGCGGAACAGGAGAGTGCGGTTCCTGTACAGTCCTTATGGACGATAAACCTATTCTATCCTGCCTGACACTGGCTGCGGTTATGCACAAAAAAAATATAACCACCATCGAAGGCCTTGAGGAGGATGGTGTTTTGCATCCTGTCCAAGAGGCTTTTGTTGAAAAAAATGCGGTTCAATGCGGATTCTGCACACCAGGCATGATTATGAAATCCACGGCTTTGCTGGCAAAAAACTCAAACCCCACAGAGGCTGAAATCAGAAGTCATCTGGAAGGAAATATTTGTCGCTGCACAGGCTATGTGAAAATCATTGATGCTGTTCAATATGCCAGCAAACAAATGGACAAGTAA